TTCTTTACCAGGCCCAGACTAGATAGAGAGCCGTTGCTACTAACCCAACCAACCAGAATACACTTACAACTTTCGTCTCAGACCAACCTGATAGTTCGAAGTGATGATGGATGGGACTCATTTTGAAGATGCGTTTGCCAGTTAACTTAAAAGATAGAACTTGCAGAATAACACTGGCCGTCTCGACCACGAAGACAAGTCCGATGACAAGCAAGCTCCATGGATTCCCGGTTAATAGCGAGAGCACTGCTAAACTCGCACCCAGTGCCAATGAGCCTACATCCCCCATGAAGATTTTGGCTGGTTTCTTGTTAAACATTAAGAAAGCTAGCAGACACACAACAGCTACCGCACATACCATCGCCAAACTCGCTTGGCCTTGGCGGTAGGCAATGATGCCATAAGCTGCAAAAGCTATGATAGACAAGCCGGTTGCTAATCCGTCTAAACCATCGGTTAGATTGACGGCATTGGAAAAACCAGTGATCCAAAAGAAGGTAAACAGTGCCACAAGAATACCGGATTGAATTTGATAACCAAAGAATGGAACCATGTAGCCAATCCCACCTTGAAAGGCTACAAAACTAACAAATATCGAGAAGACGACTTGTAAGATGAATTTCTGCTTAGCTGTTAAACCTTCATTACGTCCTTGAAAGACACTGATAAAGTCATCAACGAAACCAATTCCGCCAAATAGCAGGAAGGTTAAGCTAAGTATCCATACTGCAGGGTCTAAGTTGCCTGTTAGCCAAGTAGTAATGACAGACATGAAGGCTATTACTAGGACAAAGATCGTGCCACCCATGGTTGGGGTACCTGTTTTGACTTCATGCCATAGGGGGCCTTCTTCACGGGTAATTTGGCCAATTTCTCTTTGCTTCATGTAACGGATAAAGCCCTGAACGCCGACTAACGTTAAGACAAAGCTCACGAGCAATAATAGAATATACGTCATCTTAGTTCTCCTTTAAATTTCGATAATAGTCTTTGACGACATCAACGTCATCGTAAGGAATTTTATCATCCCCAATAATTTGGTAACCTTCCCCACCTTTGCCAGCTAAAAGGATAATATCCTCTGGCTCAGCTATTTGTAAGGCTCTGTGCACGGCTTCTATTCGGTCGACCACAACCTCATAGGAAGCATCCGTATGGGTTCCAACAATTTCCTTGGCAATCTTTTCGACCGATTCGAAACGTGGATTATCTGCAGTCAGCACTACATGATCAGAATATTTAAATAAGATATCCCCAATTCCAGGTCGGGCCGCACTGTCGCGGTTGCCCCCGCTGTGGCCGGTAACTGTAATTAAACGACGATGGGGACGCTTGGCCAAATCTGCCAAGACATTCTCCAAGGCATCTTGTGTATGAGCGAAATCAACGACAACCGTAAAAGCTTGTCCAGCTTCAACTTGTTCCATACGCCCGCTGACCCCTTTAAAGTGGGCGGTTGCTTCAAGAATTTCTGCGGTTGAGAATTGATAATAAAACTTCAAGCACAGAAAAGCTGCCAAATAATTGGCAATATTAAATTGCCCTTGCATCGGTAAGGTCACAGCATAAGTACCTTCTCCATCATTTAATTGAAAAGAAACGCCCTCAGTCGCTGCAGCAATGTCTGTTGCATAAACGGTTGCTTCTGGCTTGTTTAGACTGTAAGTCAGAATTTCCGCTGCGGTAGCTTGCGCCATCTGGCTCCAATATGGATCGTCCATATTTAAGATAGCCAAGCGTGGTTTACCTTCATAAAAGCGTTGACCTAATTGGCTGAAGAGGAGACTCTTCGCTGTAGCATAGGCATCCATCGTTTGATGGTAGTCCAAGTGCTCCCGCGTAAGGTTGGTGAATATAGCACAATCCACATCTGTATACCACAAACGTCCTAGGGCAAGTGCGTGTGATGATGCTTCAATAATCGCATCTTGACAAGAAGCGTCAAGCATCTCCCGGAATAAGCGCTGTAATTCTAGCGCATTGGGGGTCGTATTGACAGCAGGATAGTAAGTTTGATCGACTTTATAGTGCATGGTCCCAATAAGACCTGTAGGACGATTAAGATGATTTAATAGAGAGCTAATCATATTTGTTGTCGTAGTCTTGCCATTTGTGCCGGTGACTGCAATAACATTTAGGTCTTTCGTGGGTTCCTTATAGAAGGCATTGGCGAGCATCGCCTGCGCTCTAAAGGTACTTGCCACCTTTACAAAACTAACCCCTGGATATTCTTGGTAAGCTGTCAATTCTTCTACAATTATAATCTTCGCTCCAGCTGCTACAACTTCATCAATGGCATCGTGCCCATCGAAGCGTTCACCAACTATCGCAATGAAACATGCACCTGGGATAACCTTACGGCTATCATTTACAACAGCCGTGACGTCTTGATCTTTGCTTAATTGAGCCCCATAAACTCGTGCATTAACTAAAGGTCGTATCAACTCCGTTTGCTTCACGTGCGCTCCTCCTATTCAAACATCATTTGATTAACAATACCGTGAAATATTTCGGCAATAATTTGTGAACCGATTAAACCGTGATTTACTTTCGGCCGCTTCATCGCAATGTAGACCATATATTGTGGGTCTTGGGCCGGCAAGAACGTC
This region of Suicoccus acidiformans genomic DNA includes:
- the mraY gene encoding phospho-N-acetylmuramoyl-pentapeptide-transferase, yielding MTYILLLLVSFVLTLVGVQGFIRYMKQREIGQITREEGPLWHEVKTGTPTMGGTIFVLVIAFMSVITTWLTGNLDPAVWILSLTFLLFGGIGFVDDFISVFQGRNEGLTAKQKFILQVVFSIFVSFVAFQGGIGYMVPFFGYQIQSGILVALFTFFWITGFSNAVNLTDGLDGLATGLSIIAFAAYGIIAYRQGQASLAMVCAVAVVCLLAFLMFNKKPAKIFMGDVGSLALGASLAVLSLLTGNPWSLLVIGLVFVVETASVILQVLSFKLTGKRIFKMSPIHHHFELSGWSETKVVSVFWLVGLVATALYLVWAW
- a CDS encoding UDP-N-acetylmuramoyl-L-alanyl-D-glutamate--2,6-diaminopimelate ligase, which encodes MKQTELIRPLVNARVYGAQLSKDQDVTAVVNDSRKVIPGACFIAIVGERFDGHDAIDEVVAAGAKIIIVEELTAYQEYPGVSFVKVASTFRAQAMLANAFYKEPTKDLNVIAVTGTNGKTTTTNMISSLLNHLNRPTGLIGTMHYKVDQTYYPAVNTTPNALELQRLFREMLDASCQDAIIEASSHALALGRLWYTDVDCAIFTNLTREHLDYHQTMDAYATAKSLLFSQLGQRFYEGKPRLAILNMDDPYWSQMAQATAAEILTYSLNKPEATVYATDIAAATEGVSFQLNDGEGTYAVTLPMQGQFNIANYLAAFLCLKFYYQFSTAEILEATAHFKGVSGRMEQVEAGQAFTVVVDFAHTQDALENVLADLAKRPHRRLITVTGHSGGNRDSAARPGIGDILFKYSDHVVLTADNPRFESVEKIAKEIVGTHTDASYEVVVDRIEAVHRALQIAEPEDIILLAGKGGEGYQIIGDDKIPYDDVDVVKDYYRNLKEN